The DNA sequence GCCATGTCAGTGCGTTCCCTCAGAGCTTGATCGAGATGTCGACGCCCGCAGGCAGGTCGAGCCGCATGAGCGAGTCGACCGTCTTCGGCGTCGGGTCGATGATGTCAATCAGCCGCTTGTGCGTGCGCATCTCGAAGTGCTCGCGGCTGTCCTTGTACTTGTGCGGCGAGCGGATGACGCAATACACGTTCTTCTCGGTCGGCAGCGGCACCGGGCCCGCGACCTTCGCTCCGGTCCGCGTCACCGTCTCAACGATCTTCTTGGCCGAGCTGTCGATGACCTCGTGGTCATAGGCCTTAAGCCGGATGCGGATCTTCTGTCCCGCCATAGTGGCCTCGGTGTCCTTCGCTGTCGTCCTGTAGAAGCTTCACGCGGTCTGATTGCCGCCGTTGTTGTGAGTCGTCCTGCGGGCGGTGCCCCATGGCGCACGATCCTGAGCGCCGCGGCGAGCCCGGCTCGGCCGTCTCCCATGGTTAGGCGGTCGGCCCCGGGTTGGGGCCGACCGCCGCCCCGCGGTCGAACTACTTGATGATCTTGGTTACGTTGCCGGCGCCGACGGTACGGCCACCCTCACGGATCGCGAACTTGAGGCCCTCCTCCATCGCGACCGGCTGGATGAGCTCGACACGCATCGTGGTGTTGTCGCCGGGCATGACCATCTCGACGCCCTCGGGCAGGTGAACCACACCGGTGACGTCGGTGGTCCGGAAGTAGAACTGCGGCCGGTAGTTGTTGAAGAACGGCGTGTGCCGGCCACCCTCGTCCTTGGCGAGGACGTAGACCTGCGCCTCGAACTCGGTGTGCGGGGTGGTCGTGCCCGGCTTGATGACACACTGGCCGCGCTCGACCTCCTCGCGCTTCACGCCACGGAGCAGCAGACCGACGTTGTCGCCGGCGCGGCCCTCGTCGAGGAGCTTGCGGAACATCTCGACGCCGGTGACGGTCGTCGTGAGGCTCTTCTCCTTGATACCGACGATCTCGACCGTGTCGTTCACCTTGACGGTGCCGCGCTCGATACGGCCGGTGACCACGGTACCGCGACCGGTGATCGAGAAGACGTCCT is a window from the Thermopolyspora flexuosa genome containing:
- the rpsJ gene encoding 30S ribosomal protein S10, encoding MAGQKIRIRLKAYDHEVIDSSAKKIVETVTRTGAKVAGPVPLPTEKNVYCVIRSPHKYKDSREHFEMRTHKRLIDIIDPTPKTVDSLMRLDLPAGVDISIKL